The following proteins come from a genomic window of Anopheles ziemanni chromosome 3, idAnoZiCoDA_A2_x.2, whole genome shotgun sequence:
- the LOC131284778 gene encoding synaptic vesicular amine transporter produces MQATASEGNGPGPNSSSSSSTHTGHNHSSSPKPPPPGSWASLKASVVRWRGSRKLVLVIVAIALLLDNMLLTVVVPIIPEFLYDIRHPDAPLASFPKTPPTTLSPCEKETTTPYNGIDITTQGYDNASWYAEREERHKELVEETVEVGLMFASKAFVQLLANPIVGPLTHKIGYSIPMFAGFVIMFISTLIFAFGRTYSVLFLARALQGIGSSCSSVSGMGMLADRYTDDKERGNAMGIALGGLALGVLIGPPFGGIMYEFVGKSAPFLVLSALALGDGLLQLVMLQPTMVIEESDPPSLKALVTDPYIIIAAGAITFANMGIAMLEPSLPIWMMDNMGASRWEQGVTFLPASISYLIGTNLFGPLGHRIGRWLAALLGLVIIGLCLLCIPMATSINHLILPNAGLGFAIGMVDSCMMPELGYLVDIRHSAVYGSVYAIGDVAFCLGFAIGPALSGTLVNTIGFEWMLVGISILCFIYAPLLTFLRAPPTKEEKKSLIVGERSSVRYVTYQNEEEDE; encoded by the exons ATGCAAGCAACGGCCTCGGAGGGAAACGGTCCGGgacccaacagcagcagcagcagtagcaccCACACCGGCCACAATCACAGCTCCTCGCCGAAACCCCCGCCGCCCGGCTCGTGGGCATCGCTGAAGGCCAGCGTGGTAAGATGGCGCGGCTCGCGGAAACTGGTGCTCGTCATCGTCGCCATCGCACTCCTGCTCGACAATATGCTGCTGACCGTCGTTG TGCCAATCATACCGGAGTTTCTTTACGACATCAGGCACCCGGATGCGCCGCTGGCCAGCTTCCCCAAGACGCCACCGACCACGCTGTCACCGTGCGAGAAGGAAACGACCACGCCGTACAACGGGATCGACATTACCACGCAAGGATACG ACAATGCTAGCTGGTACGCGGAACGGGAGGAACGGCACAAGGAGCTGGTGGAGGAGACGGTCGAGGTTGGGCTGATGTTTGCCTCGAAGGCGTTCGTCCAGCTGCTGGCAAATCCAATCGTCGGTCCGCTGACGCATAA GATTGGATACAGTATACCGATGTTCGCTGGATTCGTCATTATGTTCATCTCTACTTTGA TTTTCGCATTCGGCAGAACGTACTCGGTTCTTTTTCTGGCCCGGGCACTGCAGGGTATCGGATCGTCCTGTTCGTCGGTGTCGGGCATGGGCATGTTGGCCGACCGCTACACGGACGACAAAGAGCGTGGCAATGCGATGGGCATCGCGCTCGGCGGGCTTGCACTGGGCGTCCTCATCGGTCCACCGTTTGGAGGCATCATGTACGAGTTCGTCGGTAAGTCGGCTCCCTTTCTGGTGCTGTCGGCGCTCGCACTCGGCGATGGTCTGCTGCAGCTGGTCATGCTGCAGCCGACGATGGTTATTGAGGAGTCCGATCCGCCGTCGCTGAAGGCACTGGTCACCGATCCGTACATCATCATCGCGGCCGGTGCCATCACGTTCGCCAACATGGGCATCGCCATGCTGGAACCGTCATTGCCGATCTGGATGATGGACAATATGGGCGCGAGCCGGTGGGAGCAGGGCGTCACCTTCCTGCCCGCCTCCATCAGCTACCTGATCGGTACGAACCTTTTCGGTCCCCTGGGACACCGGATCGGTCGCTGGTTGGCAGCCCTGCTCGGCTTGGTCATCATCGGACTTTGTCTTCTTTGC ATCCCCATGGCCACCTCCATCAACCACCTGATTCTGCCAAACGCCGGACTGGGCTTCGCCATCGGTATGGTCGACTCCTGCATGATGCCCGAGCTCGGCTACCTGGTGGACATTCGCCACTCGGCCGTCTACGGCAGCGTGTACGCCATCGGAGACGTGGCGTTCTGTCTGGGTTTCGCCATCGGTCCCGCACTTAG TGGTACCTTGGTAAACACCATCGGCTTCGAGTGGATGCTGGTCGGCATTTCGATCCTCTGCTTCATCTACGCCCCGCTGCTGACCTTCCTGCGCGCCCCACCGACCAAGGAGGAGAAGAAG TCTCTCATCGTTGGCGAACGGTCTTCGGTGCGGTACGTCACGTATCAGAACGAGGAAGAGGACGAGTAA
- the LOC131288540 gene encoding uncharacterized protein LOC131288540 has product MPIRCTVFQRNPTLLSWNNLPESYRNVPYVRQSALAANGSSGLDGMLLGNLAVALNFTAETMDASDGLEYGYRLANDTFVGSLGDLLEYRTDISFNVRFMKYYDTNATEFLQPIYSDQLCVLSPKSLEIPQWLAIFLCFHPYVWATFVVIGFAGGYGWYGLRRWALRKVQRYGDHLRRGDRAKCTTLSIELWMVLLGASSTHLPVRAIERLLLLAFLVANVIISGTFQGTLTTAFSTKSYYKDINTLEMLDRSGFPIGTSSRSLLDIFGNDTSSALYRSLKGKLQILNDSARHQAAFQRNICCIERRSDVHLIINTEYIRADGQPMLHVIEECPRVYSLAYIVRKGWPFAPLFNDAILRFVESGLCMKWYGDTEDALTLRSRLRQMRERQAEQTLRKLTLIDMQTSFYIIVLGVAVSLVVFVFEVFVGKGD; this is encoded by the exons ATGCCGATACGATGCACCGTGTTCCAGCGGAATCCGACCTTACTCTCGTGGAACAACCTGCCAGAATCGTACCGCAACGTTCCGTACGTCCGCCAGTCCGCCCTGGCAGCCAACGGTTCGAGTGGGTTGGATGGAATGCTGCTCGGGAACTTAGCGGTGGCCCTTAACTTTACCGCCGAAACGATGGATGCTTCCGACGGGCTAGAGTACGGCTACCGGTTGGCGAATGACACCTTCGTCGGTTCGCTGGGCGACCTGCTCGAGTACCGTACGGACATATCGTTCAACGTGCGCTTCATGAAGTACTACGACACGAATGCGACCGAGTTCCTGCAACCGATCTACTCCGACCAGCTGTGCGTGCTGTCGCCGAAATCGCTGGAGATTCCGCAATGGTTGGCGATCTTCCTGTGCTTCCATCCGTACGTTTGGGCCACGTTTGTGGTGATCGGGTTCGCCGGCGGTTACGGATGGTACGGGTTGCGCCGTTGGGCCCTGCGTAAGGTGCAACGCTACGGCGACCATCTGAGGCGGGGCGATCGGGCCAAGTGTACCACACTGTCGATCGAGCTGTGGATGGTGTTGCTGGGTGCCAGCTCGACCCATCTGCCCGTGCGAGCTATCGAacgtttgctgctgttggccTTTCTCGTCGCGAACGTCATCATATCCGGAACGTTTCAG GGTACTCTTACGACAGCCTTTAGCACCAAGTCCTACTACAAGGACATCAACACGCTGGAAATGTTGGACCGGTCGGGGTTTCCGATTGGGACGTCGTCCCGCTCCCTGCTGGACATCTTCGGTAACGACACATCGAGCGCCCTCTACCGCTCGCTCAAGGGTAAGCTGCAGATTCTCAACGACTCGGCGCGACATCAGGCCGCGTTCCAACGAAATATCTGCTGCATCGAGCGACGCTCGGACGTGCATCTGATCATCAACACCGAGTACATCCGGGCCGATGGTCAACCGATGCTGCACGTCATCGAGGAGTGCCCCCGGGTGTACTCGCTGGCGTACATCGTCCGGAAGGGGTGGCCCTTTGCGCCGTTGTTTAATGACGCCATCCTGCGGTTCGTCGAGTCCGGTCTCTGCATGAAGTGGTACGGCGACACCGAGGATGCGCTGACCTTACGGAGTCGGTTGCGTCAGATGCGCGAACGCCAAGCCGAGCAAACCCTCCGGAAGCTCACCCTTATCGACATGCAGACCTCGTTCTACATCATTGTGCTGGGAGTCGCCGTGagtttggtggtttttgtcTTCGAAGTGTTTGTCGGCAAAGGTGATTAA